One window from the genome of Oryctolagus cuniculus chromosome 1, mOryCun1.1, whole genome shotgun sequence encodes:
- the PRSS23 gene encoding serine protease 23, translating to MVLSMTGIPGLLILLFFLLCAVGQVSPYSASWKPTWPAYRLPVVLPQSTLNLAKPDFAAEAKLEVSSSCGPQCHKGSPLPTYEEVKQYLSYETLYANGSRTETQVGIYVLSSGGGRAQRGDSESSGRSRRKRQIYGYDSRFSIFGKDFLLNYPFSTSVKLSTGCTGTLVAEKHVLTAAHCIHDGKTYVKGTQKLRVGFLKPKFKDGSRGANNSSSAIPEKMKFQWIRVKRTHVPKGWIKGNANDIGMDYDYALLELKKPHKRKFMKIGVSPPAKQLPGGRIHFSGYDNDRPGNLVYRFCDVKDETYDLLYQQCDAQPGASGSGVYVRMWKRQQQKWERKIIGIFSGHQWVDMNGSPQDFNVAVRITPLKYAQICYWIKGNYLDCREG from the coding sequence ATGGTGCTCAGCATGACGGGGATTCCAGGACTCCTcatccttctcttcttcctgctcTGTGCTGTTGGACAGGTGAGCCCTTACAGTGCCTCCTGGAAACCCACGTGGCCTGCTTACCGCCTGCCTGTCGTCTTGCCCCAGTCTACCCTCAACCTAGCCAAGCCAGACTTTGCAGCTGAAGCAAAATTGGAAGTGTCCTCTTCATGTGGTCCCCAGTGTCATAAGGGCAGTCCTCTGCCCACATACGAAGAGGTCAAGCAGTACCTGTCGTATGAAACGCTGTACGCCAATGGCAGCCGCACAGAGACGCAGGTGGGCATTTATGTTCTCAGCAGTGGTGGAGGTAGGGCCCAACGCGGAGACTCAGAGTCTTCGGGGAGGTCTCGGAGGAAGCGGCAGATTTATGGCTACGACAGCAGGTTCAGCATTTTTGGGAAGGACTTCCTGCTCAACTACCCTTTCTCAACATCAGTGAAGTTATCTACAGGCTGCACCGGCACCCTGGTGGCAGAAAAGCATGTCCTCACAGCTGCACACTGCATACATGATGGAAAAACCTATGTGAAAGGGACACAGAAACTTCGAGTGGGCTTCCTCAAGCCCAAGTTTAAAGATGGCAGCCGAGGGGCCAACAACTCGAGCTCAGCCATACCCGAAAAGATGAAATTTCAATGGATCCGTGTGAAACGCACCCACGTACCCAAGGGCTGGATCAAAGGCAACGCCAATGACATTGGCATGGATTATGACTACGCCCTCTTGGAACTCAAGAAACCCCACAAGAGAAAGTTCATGAAGATTGGGGTGAGCCCTCCCGCCAAACAGCTGCCAGGGGGCAGAATCCACTTCTCCGGTTATGATAATGACCGGCCAGGCAACTTAGTGTACCGCTTCTGTGATGTCAAAGACGAGACCTATGACCTGCTGTACCAGCAGTGTGATGCCCAGCCCGGGGCCAGCGGCTCAGGGGTCTACGTGAGGATGTGGAAGAGACAGCAGCAGAAGTGGGAGCGAAAAATTATTGGCATCTTCTCAGGGCACCAGTGGGTGGACATGAATGGTTCTCCACAAGATTTCAATGTGGCCGTTAGAATCACTCCTCTCAAATACGCCCAGATTTGCTATTGGATTAAAGGAAATTACCTGGATTGTAGAGAGGGGTGA